The proteins below come from a single Branchiostoma floridae strain S238N-H82 chromosome 5, Bfl_VNyyK, whole genome shotgun sequence genomic window:
- the LOC118416688 gene encoding uncharacterized protein LOC118416688 isoform X1 has protein sequence MRRSQTMATTKFDWKTKKKMLDDLEVGNKITPILIDLLQRKWVGPRALAGRFFSKKDEEEQDQEKTINSLKKGTAEDDLVVSEKVSSGFFTSVNCHVRPLFSTVKS, from the exons ATgagaagaagtcaaacaatGGCGACTACAAAGTTCGACTGGAAGACGAAGAAGAAAATGCTTGACGACTTAGAGGTTGGGAACAAGATCACG CCAATCCTCATAGATCTTTTGCAACGAAAGTGGGTGGGGCCGCGAGCCCTTGCTGGGCGATTTTTCAG CAAAAAGGATGAAGAAGAACAGGACCAGGAAAA GACAATCAACAGCCTGAAAAAGGGGACAGCAGAAGACGACTTGGTTGTTTCTGAGAAGGTAAGTTCTGGTTTCTTTACAAGTGTCAATTGTCATGTCAGGCCCTTGTTCAGCACTGTAAAGTCCTAG
- the LOC118416492 gene encoding 2-oxoglutarate-Fe(II) type oxidoreductase ppzD-like, which yields MFKHMGTGPNGTSLRSTRYPPIPDPEVVKENQLRCAEHTDIGCVTLLFQDRPGLEVCTEGDNYVLAPPIPGTVVVNIGDMLQWWTADKLVSTKYRVNIPETAEGRGKGRRSIAFFAKADSDVQLKCLDGSDKYKPMLVREYHKMKLRTTYI from the exons ATGTTCAAGCACATGGGGACAGGCCCCAACGGAACCAGCCTGAGGTCCACGCGTTACCCGCCAATACCGGATCCGGAAGTTGTCAAGGAGAACCAGCTACGGTGTGCGGAGCACACAGACATAGGCTGCGTCACCCTGCTATTCCAGGACAGACCTGGGCTCGAG GTTTGCACTGAGGGCGACAATTATGTCCTAGCCCCACCCATCCCGGGCACTGTGGTGGTCAACATCGGCGACATGTTACAGTGGTGGACGGCCGACAAGCTGGTGTCCACT AAATACCGGGTGAACATCCCAGAGACGGCGGAAGGCCGGGGGAAGGGCCGCCGCTCCATCGCCTTCTTCGCCAAAGCCGACTCCGACGTGCAGCTGAAGTGTCTGGACGGCTCCGATAAATACAAGCCCATGCTTGTCCGCGAATACCATAAGATGAAACTTCGCACCACCTACATTTAA
- the LOC118416688 gene encoding uncharacterized protein LOC118416688 isoform X2 — protein sequence MRRSQTMATTKFDWKTKKKMLDDLEVGNKITPILIDLLQRKWVGPRALAGRFFSKKDEEEQDQEKTINSLKKGTAEDDLVVSEKDYHG from the exons ATgagaagaagtcaaacaatGGCGACTACAAAGTTCGACTGGAAGACGAAGAAGAAAATGCTTGACGACTTAGAGGTTGGGAACAAGATCACG CCAATCCTCATAGATCTTTTGCAACGAAAGTGGGTGGGGCCGCGAGCCCTTGCTGGGCGATTTTTCAG CAAAAAGGATGAAGAAGAACAGGACCAGGAAAA GACAATCAACAGCCTGAAAAAGGGGACAGCAGAAGACGACTTGGTTGTTTCTGAGAAG